Proteins encoded in a region of the Nocardia asteroides genome:
- a CDS encoding virginiamycin B lyase: MTTIQHNAVPGGGPYAITTGPDDALWYTLVRSGQIGRLVPGGEPENHQLDLDCGPTIIASGPDGALWFTEYQAHRIGRITTGGEITEFPLRECGPFGIAAGPDGALWFTETTADRIGRVTTEGAVTEFPLPTTGAFPSAITVGPDSGMWFTLNQTNAIGRIDMDGSITVHPLPTEAAAPVGITAGPDGALWFVEIAAGQIGRITTYGRVTEFPLPDRAARPHAITAGPGEALWFTEWGGNRVGSITTDGVIETYDLPIPGAEPHGITLGPDGALWTALETGALARITV, from the coding sequence ATGACCACTATCCAACACAACGCCGTGCCCGGCGGTGGCCCGTACGCGATCACCACGGGCCCGGATGACGCCCTGTGGTACACGCTTGTCCGGAGTGGACAGATCGGCAGGTTGGTGCCCGGCGGTGAACCGGAGAACCACCAACTCGACCTGGACTGCGGGCCGACGATCATCGCGTCCGGCCCGGACGGTGCGTTGTGGTTCACGGAGTACCAGGCGCACCGAATCGGCCGGATCACGACAGGAGGCGAGATCACGGAGTTTCCGTTGCGGGAGTGTGGGCCGTTCGGCATCGCCGCCGGACCCGATGGTGCGTTGTGGTTCACCGAGACCACCGCCGATCGCATCGGCCGGGTCACCACCGAGGGTGCGGTTACGGAGTTCCCGCTCCCGACCACGGGCGCGTTCCCGTCCGCGATCACCGTCGGCCCGGACAGTGGAATGTGGTTCACCTTGAACCAGACCAATGCCATCGGGCGGATCGACATGGACGGCAGCATCACCGTCCACCCGCTACCGACCGAGGCCGCCGCGCCGGTAGGGATCACCGCGGGGCCGGACGGCGCGTTGTGGTTCGTCGAGATCGCCGCCGGACAGATCGGTCGGATCACCACTTATGGCCGAGTCACCGAGTTCCCGCTACCCGACCGGGCGGCCCGACCGCACGCCATCACCGCCGGACCGGGTGAAGCACTGTGGTTCACAGAGTGGGGCGGCAACCGTGTCGGGTCCATCACCACCGATGGCGTGATCGAGACATACGACCTGCCCATCCCCGGCGCCGAACCGCACGGCATCACCCTCGGTCCCGACGGTGCATTGTGGACGGCACTCGAAACCGGCGCACTCGCCCGCATCACGGTTTGA
- a CDS encoding CatB-related O-acetyltransferase, giving the protein MTPDPTTVHPLPAHERVVFLAPLINSPKIVVGDYTYYDDPDGATEFQSRNVLYAYGPERLVIGRYCAIAAGTRFLMAGAEHPTVGVSTFPFTMFGGEWADKTLDIVMGMPSRGDTVVGNDVWFGYQATVMPGTTIGDGAIIATGAVVTADVPPYTIVGGNPARPIRRRFDDADIERLLRAAWWDWPTELVTEHARTIMAGSPADIVRIAEGIR; this is encoded by the coding sequence TTGACACCTGATCCGACGACCGTCCATCCCCTGCCTGCGCACGAGCGGGTGGTTTTCCTCGCGCCGCTGATCAATTCGCCCAAGATCGTGGTCGGCGACTACACCTACTATGACGACCCGGACGGCGCGACGGAGTTCCAGTCCCGCAACGTGCTTTACGCCTACGGTCCGGAGCGGCTGGTCATCGGCAGATACTGCGCGATAGCCGCTGGCACGCGGTTCCTGATGGCCGGCGCCGAGCACCCGACGGTGGGCGTGTCCACGTTCCCCTTCACCATGTTCGGTGGTGAGTGGGCTGACAAGACTCTCGACATCGTCATGGGCATGCCCAGCCGGGGCGATACCGTGGTCGGCAACGACGTGTGGTTCGGCTACCAGGCCACCGTCATGCCCGGTACCACCATCGGGGACGGCGCGATCATCGCGACCGGCGCGGTGGTCACCGCGGACGTGCCGCCGTACACGATCGTCGGCGGGAACCCGGCCCGTCCGATCCGCCGACGCTTCGACGATGCCGACATCGAGCGCCTGCTCCGCGCCGCCTGGTGGGACTGGCCGACCGAACTCGTCACCGAGCACGCCCGCACCATCATGGCCGGCTCTCCTGCCGACATCGTCCGCATCGCGGAGGGAATCCGATGA
- a CDS encoding bifunctional SulP family inorganic anion transporter/carbonic anhydrase: protein MSTDTDATPISDTPPGSPWPERLSSISRHDLPASIVVFLVALPLSLGIAIASDAPLAAGLIAAAVGGIVVGFLGGSPMQVSGPAAGLTVVVADIIDQFGWQTTCFITAAAGLLQIVFGVSRIARAALAIAPVVVHAMLAGIGVTIALQQVHVLLGGASRSSAFENISELPGQLLNPHGDDFVIGLIVIGIIVAWRRVPDKVRLIPGPLAAVLVGTVLSLVLPGNPDRIEIDSSLFTAIGLPDLPSGNWGGVVSAVLTIALIASVESLLSAVAVDKLHTGRRTNFDRELLAQGAANMTSGMLGGLPVTGVIVRSSTNVAAGARTRASTILHGVWILVFSIALVGVVQQVPKSALAGLLIVVGVQLVKLAHIQLAHRTGDLAVYAVTMVSVVFLNLLEGVLIGLAMAFSILLWRVVKVSVQATPVAGTDRWIVRVDGTCTFLALPKLTKELATVPAGSDVLVELTVDFLDHAGYEAIRDWVRQHKSTGGNVEFVEIGTARMEHAMTGPPRRGRARGILDEVLVPWRERDGDAVAAGVVAYHRSHAHVMRPHLNQLRDRQDPHSLFLTCADSRIVPNVITNSGPGDLFTVRNVGNLHPADGSDASVEAALSFAVDNLKVHNVVVCGHSSCGAMKALLAGTSAGPGLDTWLTHARPSLDAYRAGHPVRAAAAAAGYDETAQLSMVNVAVQLETLRRHPVIRQAAAARGLTVSGLFFDISTARVLEVTTDGISEITDQVAEPVIVTGRVRVRRSVG, encoded by the coding sequence ATGTCCACCGACACCGATGCGACCCCTATATCGGACACCCCACCGGGAAGCCCCTGGCCCGAACGGCTTTCGTCGATCTCCCGCCATGATCTGCCCGCCTCGATCGTGGTGTTCCTTGTTGCCCTGCCCTTGTCGCTGGGCATTGCCATCGCCTCCGACGCTCCTCTCGCCGCCGGCCTGATCGCGGCCGCGGTCGGTGGCATCGTGGTCGGCTTCCTCGGTGGAAGCCCGATGCAGGTCAGTGGGCCGGCGGCCGGCCTCACCGTGGTCGTCGCCGATATCATTGACCAGTTCGGCTGGCAGACAACATGTTTCATTACCGCCGCAGCCGGCCTGTTGCAGATCGTGTTCGGAGTGAGCCGGATCGCGCGTGCCGCGCTGGCGATAGCACCGGTCGTCGTGCATGCCATGCTCGCCGGTATCGGTGTCACCATCGCACTGCAGCAGGTGCACGTACTGCTGGGCGGGGCATCGCGTAGCTCGGCCTTCGAGAACATCAGCGAACTACCCGGTCAGCTGCTCAACCCGCACGGTGACGACTTCGTCATCGGCCTGATCGTCATCGGCATCATCGTCGCCTGGCGCCGGGTACCCGACAAGGTTCGCCTGATCCCCGGCCCGCTGGCCGCGGTGCTGGTGGGTACGGTGCTATCGCTGGTGCTGCCTGGCAATCCGGACCGCATAGAGATCGACAGCTCGCTGTTCACCGCCATCGGCCTGCCCGACCTGCCGAGCGGCAACTGGGGTGGGGTGGTGTCGGCGGTGCTTACCATCGCCCTCATCGCCAGCGTGGAGAGCCTGCTGTCAGCAGTGGCCGTGGACAAGCTGCACACTGGCAGGCGCACCAACTTCGACCGCGAGCTGCTGGCCCAGGGCGCGGCCAACATGACTTCCGGCATGCTCGGTGGCCTCCCGGTCACGGGTGTGATCGTGCGGAGCTCCACCAACGTGGCCGCCGGTGCGCGCACCAGGGCCTCGACGATTCTGCACGGTGTGTGGATTCTCGTGTTCTCCATTGCGCTCGTCGGCGTCGTACAGCAGGTCCCGAAGTCGGCGCTGGCCGGACTACTCATCGTGGTGGGCGTCCAGCTGGTGAAGCTGGCCCACATCCAGCTCGCCCATCGCACCGGCGACCTGGCGGTATACGCGGTGACCATGGTCAGCGTGGTGTTTCTGAACCTGCTCGAGGGCGTGCTGATCGGCCTGGCTATGGCGTTCTCGATTCTGCTGTGGCGAGTGGTGAAGGTATCGGTACAGGCCACACCGGTGGCGGGCACCGACCGCTGGATCGTCCGCGTCGACGGCACGTGCACGTTCCTGGCGCTGCCGAAGCTGACCAAGGAGCTGGCCACGGTGCCGGCGGGTTCCGACGTACTTGTCGAGCTGACCGTCGACTTCCTCGACCACGCCGGCTACGAGGCCATCCGCGATTGGGTCCGCCAGCACAAAAGTACCGGCGGGAACGTGGAATTCGTCGAGATCGGAACCGCGCGCATGGAACACGCCATGACCGGCCCGCCTCGGCGCGGCCGGGCGCGCGGCATTCTCGACGAGGTGCTCGTCCCGTGGCGCGAGCGCGACGGCGACGCGGTCGCAGCCGGCGTGGTCGCCTACCATCGCAGCCACGCCCACGTGATGCGGCCGCACCTGAATCAGCTGCGCGACCGGCAAGATCCGCACTCGCTGTTCCTCACCTGTGCCGACTCACGCATCGTGCCCAATGTGATCACCAACAGCGGTCCCGGTGACCTGTTCACCGTCCGCAACGTCGGCAACCTGCACCCCGCAGACGGATCGGACGCCTCGGTCGAGGCGGCCCTGTCCTTCGCGGTGGACAACCTGAAGGTGCACAACGTGGTGGTGTGCGGCCACTCCTCCTGCGGTGCCATGAAGGCCCTGCTGGCCGGCACCTCCGCGGGACCGGGACTGGACACCTGGCTCACCCATGCCCGCCCAAGCCTGGATGCCTACCGTGCCGGGCACCCGGTGCGAGCCGCTGCGGCGGCCGCGGGATACGACGAAACCGCCCAGCTGAGCATGGTCAACGTCGCCGTCCAGCTCGAGACCCTGCGACGCCACCCGGTGATCCGCCAGGCTGCCGCTGCCCGCGGCCTGACAGTATCGGGCCTGTTCTTCGACATCTCCACCGCCCGCGTGCTCGAGGTCACCACCGACGGCATCAGCGAAATCACCGACCAGGTCGCCGAACCGGTCATCGTGACCGGTCGGGTGCGAGTTCGCCGGTCCGTTGGATGA
- a CDS encoding aminotransferase class V-fold PLP-dependent enzyme, with amino-acid sequence MATTRSEFHTHQDVSASCALCTQPVDHAPPRHMTAAEFREHGRAVVDWVADYWERLESLPVLSTVPSGAVRAQLPSSPPELGEPFPDLLDDMDRIIVPGLTHWQHPGFFAYYPTGASGPAALADLLASGLGVQGMLWQTSPACTGLEQHVLDWLAGLIGLPERFTFAGTGGGVVQDSASTAMLVTLLAALHRASGGQVAQEGIGLGRYVVYTSAEANCGFEKVARTTGLGSSAVRFIETSADLSMDPQALRAAIEHDVGLGFTPVLVMATVGTTSTGAIDPVELIGPVCREYGAWLHVDAAYAGVAAICPELRWIHAGVAEFADSYATNPHKWLLTALDFDACYVADRGALTGALSVLPEYLRNGASESGAVVDYRDWQVPVGRRFRALKLWAVIRWYGAAGLREHIRHSVALAQQFASWVGTDERFEVLAPHPLSLICFRLRGDDSANRELLDAVNATGRVFLSHTRVRGAFALRLAIGGTATRGEHVAAAWALLSERAGSARY; translated from the coding sequence GTGGCGACCACCCGTTCGGAGTTCCACACCCACCAGGACGTGAGTGCGTCCTGCGCCCTGTGCACACAGCCCGTGGACCATGCGCCGCCTCGGCATATGACTGCGGCGGAGTTTCGGGAACACGGTCGCGCGGTGGTGGATTGGGTGGCCGACTACTGGGAGCGGCTGGAGTCCCTGCCGGTGTTGTCGACGGTGCCGTCCGGTGCGGTGCGTGCGCAACTGCCGTCATCGCCACCGGAGTTGGGTGAGCCGTTTCCCGACCTGCTCGACGATATGGATCGCATTATCGTGCCCGGCTTGACGCATTGGCAGCATCCCGGTTTTTTCGCCTACTACCCGACGGGCGCGTCGGGTCCCGCGGCGCTGGCCGATCTGCTGGCCTCCGGATTGGGCGTGCAGGGGATGCTCTGGCAGACCAGTCCGGCCTGTACCGGGTTGGAACAGCATGTCCTCGACTGGCTTGCCGGGCTGATCGGCCTGCCCGAACGCTTCACCTTCGCAGGCACCGGCGGCGGCGTCGTTCAGGACAGTGCCTCCACCGCGATGCTGGTCACGCTGCTCGCGGCGCTGCACCGGGCCTCTGGCGGGCAGGTGGCCCAGGAGGGTATCGGCCTGGGGCGCTACGTCGTCTACACCTCCGCCGAGGCCAACTGTGGCTTCGAGAAGGTCGCGCGCACCACCGGTCTGGGCTCCTCGGCGGTGCGTTTCATCGAGACCAGCGCCGACCTGTCGATGGACCCGCAGGCACTGCGTGCCGCGATCGAACACGACGTGGGTCTCGGGTTCACTCCCGTGCTGGTGATGGCGACGGTAGGCACGACGTCCACTGGTGCGATAGATCCGGTGGAACTCATCGGCCCGGTCTGTCGCGAGTACGGCGCCTGGCTGCATGTGGACGCCGCGTATGCGGGCGTCGCGGCGATCTGTCCGGAGCTGCGGTGGATCCATGCCGGCGTGGCCGAGTTCGCCGATTCGTATGCGACCAACCCGCACAAATGGCTGCTCACCGCCCTGGACTTCGACGCTTGCTACGTCGCGGATCGCGGCGCTCTGACCGGCGCGCTGTCGGTGCTGCCGGAATACCTGCGCAACGGTGCGAGCGAATCGGGTGCAGTAGTGGACTACCGGGATTGGCAGGTGCCGGTGGGACGTAGGTTCCGGGCGTTGAAGTTGTGGGCGGTGATCCGCTGGTACGGCGCGGCCGGGCTGCGCGAGCATATTCGGCACAGTGTGGCACTGGCCCAGCAGTTCGCCTCCTGGGTCGGAACGGATGAGCGCTTCGAAGTGCTGGCTCCGCATCCGCTGTCGCTGATCTGTTTCCGGCTGCGCGGAGACGATTCGGCGAATCGGGAACTGCTCGATGCGGTCAACGCGACCGGACGAGTGTTTCTGTCACACACGAGGGTTCGTGGTGCGTTCGCACTTCGGCTGGCCATCGGCGGCACTGCCACCCGAGGCGAGCATGTCGCCGCCGCGTGGGCGCTGCTGAGTGAACGCGCTGGCAGCGCACGATACTGA
- a CDS encoding helix-turn-helix transcriptional regulator, translating to MTPVKRGKNLPIYNRIGVLRAERRMSRAQLAEAIEVNPQTVGALERGDHYPSLDLALRICDVFGLPVEAVFSREEFAPLSTAVYRNDGGDIR from the coding sequence ATGACCCCTGTGAAGCGTGGGAAAAATCTTCCTATTTACAACCGCATCGGGGTGTTACGCGCCGAGCGGAGAATGAGCCGGGCCCAGCTTGCCGAGGCGATCGAGGTGAATCCGCAGACGGTCGGGGCGCTGGAACGAGGCGATCACTATCCGAGTCTCGATCTGGCGCTGCGGATCTGCGATGTGTTCGGCCTGCCGGTCGAGGCGGTGTTCTCGCGGGAAGAATTCGCGCCGCTGTCCACGGCGGTCTACCGGAACGACGGAGGGGATATTCGATGA
- a CDS encoding AarF/ABC1/UbiB kinase family protein, with protein sequence MAAGQLPRGRLARGSRLGRLVAGQAARGVGTRLSMIGRPDEARQILAERSALQAAQQMVTVLGGMKGAAMKLGQMLSVLDVDLVPESHRELFRVKLAELRDRAPEVPFKAMRKVIESDLGPMSRVFADFEETPVAAASIGQVYRARLHDGRIVAVKVKYPGVDEAVHADMRNLQLFAKVWRSVLPSAADVAVLDEIARNIGGELDYLREARTQHAVASRFHEHPFITVPDSVGELCTHHVLVTEFVEGRSFQEIQALPAADRDRIGELIYRFYISSLFSDYEFCGDPHPGNILLDGGGRLAFVDFGLYYRMNPADAEFERASLLAAGEHRAGDLYQAWVGRGIIDPDASVTPQECLEYVWAASGWHLLDEQITITPELATAAVVLAVDPRADEFRGMRHQLLPAEHVFSRRAELFTFAALGQLETTNNWHRLAREWLYGEPPVTDIGRATARWRAGQLSGPPYRR encoded by the coding sequence ATGGCGGCCGGTCAGCTGCCCAGAGGTCGACTGGCGCGGGGCAGTCGGCTGGGCCGACTGGTCGCGGGGCAGGCTGCGCGTGGAGTCGGGACTCGGTTGTCCATGATCGGTCGGCCTGACGAAGCCCGGCAGATACTCGCTGAGCGTTCCGCTCTGCAAGCCGCGCAGCAAATGGTCACAGTGCTCGGCGGCATGAAGGGCGCGGCGATGAAGCTGGGCCAGATGCTGTCGGTTCTCGATGTCGACCTCGTTCCCGAATCCCACCGTGAACTGTTTCGGGTGAAGCTCGCCGAACTTCGAGATCGCGCACCGGAGGTTCCGTTCAAGGCGATGCGGAAGGTCATCGAGAGTGATCTCGGGCCGATGTCGCGAGTGTTCGCCGATTTCGAGGAGACGCCCGTGGCCGCAGCCTCGATCGGCCAGGTGTATCGGGCGAGGTTGCATGACGGGCGCATTGTCGCGGTGAAGGTGAAGTACCCCGGTGTGGATGAGGCCGTTCATGCGGACATGCGTAACTTGCAGTTGTTCGCCAAGGTGTGGAGATCCGTGCTGCCGAGCGCGGCCGACGTCGCCGTGCTGGACGAGATCGCACGCAACATCGGCGGTGAACTAGACTACCTTCGCGAAGCGCGGACTCAGCATGCAGTCGCGTCGCGCTTCCACGAACATCCCTTCATCACCGTCCCCGACAGTGTCGGAGAACTCTGCACGCACCACGTTCTTGTGACAGAGTTCGTCGAAGGGAGGTCCTTTCAAGAGATTCAGGCTCTGCCCGCGGCCGACCGGGATCGGATCGGTGAGCTGATCTACCGCTTCTACATCAGTTCGCTGTTCTCCGACTACGAGTTCTGCGGTGACCCGCATCCCGGCAACATCCTACTGGACGGGGGCGGTCGACTCGCCTTCGTGGATTTCGGGCTCTATTACCGGATGAATCCCGCGGACGCCGAGTTCGAGCGTGCGTCCCTGCTAGCCGCCGGAGAACACCGGGCAGGGGATCTGTACCAGGCGTGGGTCGGACGCGGCATCATCGACCCGGACGCGAGCGTCACACCACAGGAATGTCTGGAATACGTATGGGCTGCCTCGGGTTGGCATCTGCTCGACGAGCAGATCACGATCACCCCCGAGCTCGCCACCGCGGCAGTGGTGCTCGCCGTCGACCCGAGGGCGGACGAATTCCGGGGTATGCGCCATCAGCTGCTTCCGGCTGAGCACGTGTTCTCCAGGCGGGCGGAGTTGTTCACCTTCGCTGCGCTCGGTCAGCTCGAGACGACCAACAATTGGCATCGCCTGGCCCGTGAGTGGCTCTACGGCGAGCCTCCGGTAACTGATATCGGGCGGGCGACGGCACGGTGGCGAGCCGGGCAACTGTCGGGGCCACCTTACCGCCGCTGA
- a CDS encoding helix-turn-helix domain-containing protein: protein MTADGALGNGLTVSGKPMPLPTHGVREVSRQLAPGDVVPGDAAAITRVCFELSASMLDGQDLPAKTGRLAEAAADWAREGVSIDTILHSIHEGLKLGMDVIFSNVTVKDYANLVDGVKLVVEMLDIMSATVARAYVREYKAAVSEHHTAVHTLTSALLGGYATTTTACEHGIGIADEYSVLAVDIPKHPDEQHPMLDGKVVARRKLRRLQAELATRCGENALALLSVDGGTILIPTATLSGGRLDELLAQLSAAARVPLTAAVVTASATEVPGAADRAHELLDTVRRLQCAPTLYRFTDVALEYQLTRPGPGRESLGSLLDPLDDHPELLQTLQCYIGNNLNRQRTSRSLQIHTNTVDYRLKRVSQLTGFDPTTTSGVWQLRSALIARTFSKRSQPDIQVDAV from the coding sequence ATGACAGCCGACGGGGCACTTGGGAATGGATTGACCGTCTCGGGCAAACCGATGCCCTTACCCACACACGGCGTGCGGGAGGTGTCTCGGCAGCTGGCCCCTGGTGACGTCGTCCCTGGTGACGCCGCCGCCATCACCAGGGTCTGTTTCGAGCTGTCAGCCAGCATGCTGGACGGGCAGGATCTTCCGGCGAAGACCGGCCGGCTGGCCGAAGCGGCGGCCGATTGGGCCCGGGAGGGCGTGTCGATCGACACGATCCTGCATTCCATCCACGAAGGATTGAAACTCGGTATGGATGTCATCTTCTCGAACGTGACGGTGAAGGACTACGCCAATCTGGTAGACGGCGTGAAGCTGGTGGTGGAAATGCTCGACATCATGAGCGCGACTGTCGCCCGTGCCTATGTCCGTGAGTACAAGGCGGCAGTCAGTGAGCACCACACCGCCGTACACACTCTGACCTCCGCGCTGCTGGGGGGATACGCCACCACAACAACGGCCTGCGAACACGGAATAGGCATTGCCGACGAGTATTCGGTTCTGGCAGTGGATATTCCAAAACACCCCGACGAGCAGCATCCGATGCTCGACGGCAAGGTCGTCGCCCGCCGCAAACTGCGCCGCCTGCAGGCCGAGCTTGCTACCCGCTGCGGCGAGAACGCACTCGCGCTGCTCAGTGTGGACGGTGGGACGATCCTGATCCCGACTGCGACGCTGAGCGGCGGGCGTCTCGACGAACTGCTCGCCCAGCTGTCGGCCGCCGCGCGCGTACCCCTGACAGCGGCCGTTGTCACAGCATCGGCCACTGAAGTGCCCGGTGCAGCCGACCGCGCTCACGAACTGCTCGACACGGTGCGGCGGCTGCAGTGTGCCCCCACCCTGTACCGTTTCACCGATGTGGCGTTGGAGTACCAGCTGACCCGGCCGGGTCCGGGTCGTGAAAGTCTCGGGTCGCTGCTGGACCCCCTCGACGATCACCCCGAACTGCTCCAAACCTTGCAGTGTTATATCGGTAACAACCTCAATCGCCAACGCACCTCCCGCTCGTTGCAGATCCACACCAACACCGTCGACTATCGGCTCAAGCGCGTCAGCCAGCTCACCGGATTCGATCCCACTACTACGTCGGGTGTGTGGCAGCTACGTTCGGCGCTCATCGCCCGCACGTTCAGCAAGCGCAGCCAACCCGATATCCAGGTCGACGCCGTGTAA
- a CDS encoding MarR family transcriptional regulator yields the protein MSATQWAVLGRLHRCGAMAAVDLARLEMLRPQTMRNVVDGLRDQGLIVGVRDPIDGRRVNLMLTDDGVAWVRGQQGSPNNALAQVLSESLPSGELNKVDEALDLLERIAYG from the coding sequence TTGTCCGCGACGCAGTGGGCTGTGCTGGGACGCTTGCATCGATGCGGAGCCATGGCCGCTGTCGATCTGGCTCGCCTGGAGATGTTGCGCCCGCAGACGATGCGCAATGTCGTCGACGGGTTACGAGATCAGGGACTGATCGTCGGCGTACGCGACCCGATCGACGGACGCCGGGTGAACCTGATGCTCACCGACGATGGCGTGGCCTGGGTGCGCGGGCAGCAGGGGTCACCGAACAACGCTCTCGCGCAGGTTTTGTCGGAGAGCTTGCCGTCCGGCGAACTGAACAAGGTGGACGAAGCGCTGGATTTGCTGGAGAGAATCGCCTACGGGTGA
- a CDS encoding FAD-dependent oxidoreductase — protein MSVSDLGMVAWVICEYCRTCSLATPFPDTVTMEHLSDFSPSNGLEPTLAGQATIGDAAIAKRPSSVLVVGAGIAGLTAAQCLQKRGHAVTVLEARSRIGGRIWTDSDGVDLGAHWIHGTEGNPITELVEQLEIPHSYVGGDSSYTGGFDSLTLFGPDRQISPATVKNRTLELADELLHELERRAEIARRSGHPDVPLAAVIDQIIAEAGHTDDDEQGIRYHLNVILREDVGEDPGGLSFKFWEDGYRVYGYGDSVLHGGYQAVVDALAEDLTIELETVVRRIETGDGSTPVRVTTDLGVYEADKVLVTVPLGVLKSNGIEFSPLLPETKRHAIDRVGFGVLNKIALHYDRIFWPAEQYVFGYLCRETDSYPTVVISMWKSHGKPILVLLLGASLGRDSESWTDFEVQNYAVGVVRDIFGTNTPEPRHVSRTAWSSDPYALGSYACIGVDASPRDLDALAEPVGARLFFAGEATNSYHWGCVHSAYESGLREAARIADDPSIYSPPSTETSRRQRRDIDRMKRFARMRMKHLGFDCLRARVACLSDGVDPFGVPLFAPLVDADLETLASMFDELTYAPGDPICREDDTAHGVYVVAEGDVEVDFGGVYDRAVLARGSILGGHDLFFDARTAAVTAVTAVRLYYLDHYRYKTFLYAFPDVMMMMLADLVTRWEQLEQVLGAAALTGARRMLQSRHSGDIAF, from the coding sequence TTGTCTGTTTCGGATCTCGGAATGGTCGCTTGGGTAATATGCGAATATTGTAGAACGTGCTCTCTCGCAACGCCTTTCCCCGATACTGTGACGATGGAGCACCTGAGTGATTTTTCACCGAGCAATGGCTTGGAGCCCACTCTCGCGGGGCAGGCAACGATCGGCGACGCTGCCATCGCAAAGAGGCCGTCGAGCGTGCTCGTAGTGGGTGCGGGTATCGCGGGATTGACTGCGGCACAATGTCTTCAGAAGCGGGGCCATGCGGTGACCGTGCTGGAGGCGCGCAGCCGGATCGGCGGCCGGATCTGGACCGACAGCGACGGTGTCGACCTGGGCGCGCACTGGATACACGGTACGGAGGGCAATCCGATCACAGAGTTGGTCGAACAACTCGAAATCCCGCATAGCTATGTCGGCGGCGACAGTTCCTATACCGGTGGATTCGATAGCCTGACGCTGTTCGGACCCGATCGGCAGATCAGCCCCGCGACGGTGAAGAACCGGACACTGGAACTCGCCGACGAATTACTCCACGAACTGGAGCGACGCGCGGAGATCGCCCGGCGCAGCGGACATCCCGATGTGCCGCTCGCTGCGGTCATCGACCAAATCATCGCTGAAGCGGGCCACACTGACGACGATGAACAGGGCATCCGCTATCACCTCAATGTGATTCTGCGCGAGGACGTCGGTGAGGATCCCGGCGGCCTCTCGTTCAAGTTCTGGGAAGACGGCTACCGCGTCTACGGTTATGGCGACAGCGTCCTGCACGGCGGCTACCAGGCGGTGGTCGATGCACTCGCCGAGGATCTGACCATCGAACTGGAAACCGTTGTGCGCCGGATCGAGACCGGCGACGGCTCGACGCCGGTGCGGGTGACAACCGACCTCGGCGTCTACGAAGCCGACAAGGTTCTGGTCACCGTACCACTCGGCGTCCTCAAGTCGAATGGGATCGAGTTCAGTCCGCTACTGCCGGAAACCAAACGTCATGCCATCGACCGCGTCGGGTTCGGCGTGCTGAACAAGATCGCCTTGCATTACGACCGAATCTTCTGGCCTGCGGAGCAATACGTCTTCGGTTATTTGTGCCGTGAGACCGACAGTTACCCGACCGTTGTCATCAGCATGTGGAAGTCGCACGGTAAGCCGATTCTGGTGCTGCTGCTCGGCGCATCGCTCGGGCGCGACTCGGAGTCTTGGACCGATTTCGAGGTCCAGAATTACGCTGTCGGCGTCGTGCGGGATATCTTCGGCACGAACACTCCGGAGCCCAGGCATGTTTCCCGAACGGCGTGGTCATCGGATCCCTACGCGCTCGGTTCCTACGCCTGCATCGGTGTCGATGCTTCCCCGCGCGACCTCGACGCGCTCGCCGAACCCGTCGGCGCGCGCCTGTTCTTCGCGGGCGAGGCGACCAACAGTTACCACTGGGGTTGCGTCCACAGTGCCTACGAGTCGGGTCTACGCGAAGCGGCCCGAATCGCCGATGACCCGTCGATCTACAGCCCGCCGAGCACCGAGACCTCGCGCCGACAGCGCCGCGATATCGACCGCATGAAACGCTTCGCGCGAATGCGTATGAAGCACCTCGGCTTCGACTGTCTGAGAGCTCGCGTGGCGTGCCTCAGCGATGGTGTGGACCCCTTCGGCGTGCCGTTGTTCGCGCCCCTTGTCGACGCCGACCTCGAAACCCTTGCCTCCATGTTCGATGAACTCACCTACGCCCCCGGCGACCCCATCTGCCGCGAAGACGACACCGCCCACGGCGTCTACGTCGTCGCCGAGGGTGACGTGGAGGTCGATTTCGGCGGTGTCTACGACCGCGCCGTACTGGCCAGAGGCAGTATCCTCGGCGGCCACGACCTGTTCTTCGACGCCAGAACCGCCGCCGTCACCGCCGTGACCGCAGTCCGTCTCTACTACCTCGACCACTACCGTTACAAAACGTTCCTCTACGCATTCCCGGATGTCATGATGATGATGCTCGCCGACCTCGTCACCCGCTGGGAGCAACTGGAACAGGTCCTCGGCGCCGCGGCACTGACGGGGGCACGCCGAATGCTGCAGTCCAGGCACAGCGGCGACATCGCGTTCTGA